In Janthinobacterium sp. 67, a genomic segment contains:
- a CDS encoding sigma-E factor negative regulatory protein → MDTHTRLHETISALADGELAASELELAFAALDTDEGRQVWEAYRHIGDVLRSEQCGHPLSARFHAGLASRLAAEAAAAHAEPLLPLSAALVPPGTAEPLEAGPLAQR, encoded by the coding sequence ATGGATACGCATACACGATTGCACGAGACTATTTCCGCCCTGGCCGATGGCGAGCTGGCGGCGAGCGAACTCGAACTGGCTTTTGCCGCCCTCGACACGGATGAGGGGCGGCAAGTATGGGAGGCCTATCGCCATATCGGCGACGTGCTGCGTTCGGAGCAGTGCGGTCATCCACTGAGCGCCCGGTTCCATGCGGGGCTGGCCAGCCGCCTGGCCGCCGAGGCGGCGGCTGCCCATGCCGAGCCGCTGCTGCCCCTGTCCGCCGCCCTCGTGCCGCCGGGCACTGCCGAGCCGCTGGAGGCGGGGCCGCTGGCGCAGCGCTGA
- the rpoE gene encoding RNA polymerase sigma factor RpoE, whose amino-acid sequence MTTGTLGVRTEREYDQLLVERVQAGDKRAFDVLVSKYQRRLMRLVSRLVHDPAEAEDVVQETFIKAYRALRHFRGEAAFYTWLYRIGINTAKNYLVTQGRRAATSSDADAEQAESFDDGNKLRDNNTPESVLASKQIAATVNAAMDVLPIELRTAIVLREIEGLSYEEISEIMACPIGTVRSRIFRAREVIAEKLKPLLDMPIDKRW is encoded by the coding sequence ATGACTACAGGGACATTGGGCGTGAGGACAGAGCGCGAGTATGATCAGTTGCTGGTCGAGCGGGTGCAGGCTGGCGACAAACGGGCATTCGATGTGCTGGTATCGAAATACCAGCGTCGCTTGATGCGTCTTGTGTCGCGCCTTGTGCATGACCCGGCGGAGGCCGAAGATGTGGTGCAGGAAACCTTTATCAAGGCGTACCGGGCGCTGCGCCATTTTCGCGGCGAGGCCGCGTTTTATACCTGGCTGTATCGCATCGGCATCAATACGGCCAAGAATTATCTCGTTACGCAAGGGAGGCGCGCTGCCACGTCCAGCGATGCCGACGCCGAGCAGGCGGAATCCTTCGATGATGGCAATAAATTGCGCGACAACAATACACCCGAATCGGTGCTGGCCAGCAAGCAGATTGCGGCTACCGTCAATGCGGCAATGGATGTGCTGCCCATCGAATTGCGCACGGCCATCGTCCTGCGCGAAATCGAGGGCCTGAGCTATGAAGAAATATCGGAGATCATGGCGTGCCCCATCGGCACCGTGCGCAGCAGGATATTTCGCGCGCGCGAAGTGATTGCGGAGAAATTGAAACCGTTGCTGGACATGCCAATTGACAAGCGTTGGTAA
- the fabF gene encoding beta-ketoacyl-ACP synthase II, whose protein sequence is MSRSKNRRVVVTGLGCVSPVGNTIAEAWGAIIEGKSGIATITKFDAQPFTTHFAGEVKGFNIEEYISGKEARHMDTFIHYGMAAGIQAMQDSGLEVTEENAERIGVIIGSGIGGLPLIEETKSEYEKRGPRRISPFFVPASIINMISGNLSIKYGLKGPNLAIVTACTTGLHSIGAAARMIEYGDADVMIAGGAESTVSPLGLGGFASARALSTRNDDPATASRPWDTDRDGFVLGEGAGVMVLEEYEHAVARGAKIYAEVHGFGMSADAYHMTSPLEDGSGGSKSVIAALDNAGLNADQIQYLNAHGTSTPQGDVAEVMGIKRTFGEHAKNLVVNSTKSMTGHLLGGAGGLEAVFTVLALHHQVSPPTINIFNQDPACDLDFCANTARDMKIDYAVKNSFGFGGTNGTLIFGKAK, encoded by the coding sequence TTGAGCCGTTCTAAAAACCGTCGTGTTGTTGTCACCGGCCTGGGCTGCGTTTCACCTGTCGGCAATACTATTGCCGAGGCGTGGGGCGCAATCATTGAAGGTAAATCCGGCATTGCCACGATTACCAAGTTTGATGCACAGCCATTCACCACGCATTTTGCTGGTGAAGTCAAAGGCTTCAATATCGAAGAATACATCTCCGGTAAGGAAGCCCGCCACATGGATACCTTTATCCATTACGGCATGGCTGCGGGCATCCAGGCGATGCAGGACTCCGGCCTGGAAGTGACCGAAGAAAACGCCGAGCGCATCGGCGTGATCATCGGTTCCGGTATCGGCGGCTTGCCGCTGATCGAGGAAACCAAGTCCGAGTACGAAAAGCGCGGTCCGCGCCGTATCTCGCCATTTTTCGTGCCTGCCTCGATCATTAACATGATTTCTGGCAACCTTTCGATCAAATATGGTCTGAAGGGCCCGAACCTGGCGATCGTTACTGCGTGTACCACCGGTTTGCACAGCATCGGTGCCGCAGCGCGCATGATCGAGTACGGCGATGCCGACGTCATGATCGCCGGCGGTGCTGAATCGACCGTGTCGCCGCTGGGCCTGGGCGGTTTCGCCTCGGCACGCGCCTTGTCGACCCGCAACGACGATCCGGCAACGGCATCGCGTCCGTGGGATACCGACCGCGACGGCTTCGTGCTGGGCGAGGGCGCTGGCGTCATGGTGCTGGAAGAGTACGAGCACGCGGTGGCCCGTGGTGCCAAGATCTATGCCGAAGTGCATGGTTTCGGGATGAGCGCAGATGCTTATCACATGACCTCGCCGCTGGAAGATGGTAGCGGCGGCAGCAAATCGGTGATCGCGGCCCTCGATAACGCAGGCTTGAACGCGGATCAGATTCAGTACCTGAACGCGCACGGCACGTCGACCCCGCAAGGCGACGTGGCGGAAGTGATGGGCATCAAACGCACCTTCGGCGAGCACGCCAAGAATCTGGTTGTCAACTCGACCAAGTCGATGACGGGCCATTTGCTGGGCGGCGCGGGCGGTCTGGAAGCGGTGTTTACGGTCCTGGCATTGCACCATCAGGTGTCGCCACCGACCATCAACATCTTCAACCAGGATCCGGCTTGCGATCTCGATTTCTGTGCCAACACGGCGCGGGATATGAAGATCGATTATGCAGTGAAGAATTCGTTCGGCTTCGGCGGAACGAATGGCACGCTGATTTTCGGTAAAGCGAAATAA
- the acpP gene encoding acyl carrier protein, producing the protein MSDIEQRVKKIVAEQLGVAEADIKIESSFVDDLGADSLDTVELVMALEDEFEMEIPDEQAEKITTVQQAIDYATAHVKA; encoded by the coding sequence ATGTCGGATATCGAACAACGCGTTAAGAAAATCGTCGCTGAGCAACTGGGCGTTGCAGAAGCAGACATCAAAATCGAATCCTCCTTCGTCGACGATCTCGGCGCCGATTCCCTGGACACCGTGGAACTGGTCATGGCCCTGGAAGACGAATTCGAAATGGAAATCCCTGACGAACAAGCTGAAAAAATCACCACCGTGCAACAGGCGATCGACTACGCCACCGCACACGTCAAGGCCTAA
- the fabG gene encoding 3-oxoacyl-ACP reductase FabG, with product MNLANQVVLVTGASRGIGRAIATELGKQGATVVGTATSESGAQAITDYLAAEGVTGKGLVLNVTDAARCAAVVDEVQKTYGSLSILVNNAGITQDQLAMRMKDEEWDSVISTNLSAVGRLSRAVLRGMMKAKTGRIINITSVVASSGNPGQMNYAAAKAGVEGMSRALAREIGSRNITVNCIAPGFIDTDMTKALSEEQHAALLTQIPLSRLGKPEDVAAAVAFLASPQAAYITGTTLHVNGGMYMN from the coding sequence ATGAATTTAGCAAATCAAGTCGTGCTGGTCACGGGCGCCTCGCGCGGCATCGGCCGCGCCATCGCCACCGAACTGGGCAAACAGGGCGCGACCGTGGTCGGCACCGCCACCTCGGAAAGCGGCGCGCAAGCGATCACCGATTACCTGGCCGCCGAAGGCGTCACGGGCAAGGGCCTGGTCCTGAACGTGACCGATGCGGCGCGCTGCGCCGCCGTCGTCGATGAAGTGCAGAAAACCTACGGCAGCCTGTCCATCCTCGTCAACAATGCGGGCATCACGCAAGACCAGTTGGCCATGCGCATGAAGGATGAAGAGTGGGACAGCGTCATTTCCACCAACCTGTCGGCCGTCGGCCGCCTGTCGCGCGCCGTACTGCGCGGCATGATGAAAGCCAAAACTGGGCGTATCATTAATATCACGTCGGTCGTGGCGTCGTCGGGCAATCCGGGGCAAATGAACTACGCGGCGGCCAAGGCCGGCGTGGAAGGCATGAGCCGCGCCCTGGCGCGCGAAATCGGCAGCCGCAACATTACCGTGAACTGCATCGCGCCGGGCTTCATCGATACCGACATGACCAAGGCCCTGAGCGAAGAGCAGCACGCGGCCCTGTTGACGCAAATTCCCCTGTCACGCCTGGGCAAGCCGGAAGACGTGGCGGCAGCGGTAGCCTTTCTGGCCTCGCCGCAAGCGGCCTATATCACGGGCACGACCCTGCACGTGAATGGCGGAATGTACATGAATTGA
- the fabD gene encoding ACP S-malonyltransferase, with protein MTQFAFVFPGQGSQAIAMLDGFAGNPVVAQTVAEASDALQFDLGKLIAEGPKEELDLTTNTQPVMLTAAVAFYRAWLAAGGSVPTVVAGHSLGEYSALVAAGVIDFKDAVPLVRFRAQAMQEAVPVGQGTMAVVLGLSDDDVRAVCAEAAAENPALVVEPVNFNAPAQVVIAGHTAAVERACELAKAKGAKRAMKLPVSAPFHSSLLKPASDRLREYMAGLTFSAPQIALINNVDVAVVNDVAGIKDALVRQAASPVRWVETMQKVAADGITQVIECGPGKVLMGLAKRIDPVLVGDAIVDQASLERILTQLK; from the coding sequence ATGACACAATTTGCATTTGTTTTCCCAGGCCAAGGCTCGCAAGCGATCGCGATGCTCGACGGTTTCGCCGGCAACCCCGTGGTTGCGCAAACCGTGGCCGAAGCGTCGGACGCCCTGCAATTCGACCTGGGCAAGCTGATCGCCGAAGGTCCGAAGGAAGAGCTGGACCTGACTACCAACACGCAACCCGTGATGCTGACGGCGGCCGTGGCGTTCTACCGCGCCTGGCTGGCGGCCGGCGGCTCCGTGCCGACGGTCGTCGCCGGTCACAGCCTCGGTGAATACTCGGCGCTGGTCGCCGCCGGCGTCATCGACTTCAAGGATGCCGTGCCGCTCGTGCGTTTCCGCGCGCAGGCCATGCAGGAAGCCGTGCCCGTCGGGCAGGGCACGATGGCTGTCGTGCTGGGCCTGTCGGACGACGACGTGCGCGCCGTGTGTGCGGAAGCGGCGGCGGAAAACCCGGCCCTCGTGGTCGAACCCGTCAATTTCAATGCGCCAGCGCAAGTGGTCATCGCCGGCCATACGGCTGCCGTCGAGCGCGCCTGCGAACTGGCCAAGGCCAAGGGCGCCAAGCGCGCCATGAAGCTGCCCGTTTCCGCGCCATTCCACTCGTCGCTGCTGAAGCCTGCATCGGACCGCTTGCGCGAGTACATGGCCGGCTTGACGTTCTCGGCGCCGCAAATCGCGCTGATCAACAACGTCGACGTGGCCGTCGTCAACGACGTTGCCGGCATCAAGGATGCGCTCGTGCGCCAGGCGGCCAGCCCCGTGCGCTGGGTGGAAACCATGCAAAAGGTCGCTGCCGACGGCATCACGCAAGTGATCGAATGCGGTCCGGGCAAGGTCCTGATGGGCCTGGCCAAGCGCATCGATCCGGTGCTCGTGGGCGACGCCATCGTCGACCAGGCATCGCTGGAACGCATTTTGACGCAGCTCAAGTAA
- a CDS encoding beta-ketoacyl-ACP synthase III has protein sequence MTVFSKTYSKIIGTGSYLPEKRVTNQDLTEQLAAKGIETSDEWIVSRSGISARHYAAPTQNSSDLGVEAAKKALEMAGLNGNDLDLIIVASSTPDFFGSFPSTACIVQNKLGITNNCAAVDVQAVCSGFVYAVATADSFIQSGMHKNVLVIGAEVFSRILNFDDRGTCVLFGDGAGAIVMTASKEPGILATKLHADGRHSNILSVPGSLAGGALDGSAFLYMDGPAVFKLAVSVLEKVAHEALEHANMTSDQIDWLIPHQANIRIMNSTAKKLGLPLEKMVVTVDQHGNTSAASIPLALDIAVRDGRVKKGDNVMMEGVGGGFTWGAVLAKM, from the coding sequence ATGACTGTTTTTAGCAAAACTTACAGCAAAATTATCGGCACCGGCAGCTACTTGCCGGAAAAGCGCGTCACCAACCAGGACTTGACCGAACAGCTCGCCGCCAAGGGCATCGAGACGTCCGATGAATGGATCGTCTCGCGCAGCGGCATTTCGGCGCGCCATTACGCGGCGCCAACGCAAAATTCCTCGGACCTGGGCGTGGAAGCGGCCAAGAAGGCCCTGGAAATGGCTGGCCTGAACGGCAACGACCTGGACCTGATCATCGTCGCCAGCTCGACCCCCGATTTCTTCGGCAGCTTCCCCAGCACGGCCTGCATCGTGCAAAACAAGCTGGGCATCACGAACAACTGCGCCGCCGTCGACGTGCAAGCCGTCTGCAGCGGTTTCGTGTATGCGGTGGCCACGGCCGACAGCTTCATCCAGTCGGGCATGCATAAAAACGTGTTGGTGATCGGCGCCGAAGTGTTTTCGCGCATCCTCAATTTCGACGACCGCGGCACCTGCGTGCTGTTCGGCGACGGCGCCGGCGCCATCGTCATGACGGCGTCGAAGGAACCGGGCATCCTGGCCACCAAGCTGCACGCGGACGGCCGCCACTCGAACATCCTCAGCGTGCCGGGCAGCCTGGCTGGCGGCGCGCTCGACGGCAGCGCCTTCCTCTACATGGATGGCCCGGCCGTCTTCAAGCTGGCCGTGTCCGTGCTGGAAAAAGTCGCGCACGAAGCCCTGGAACACGCCAACATGACGTCGGACCAGATCGACTGGCTGATCCCGCACCAGGCGAACATCCGCATCATGAACAGCACGGCCAAGAAACTCGGCTTGCCACTGGAAAAGATGGTCGTCACCGTCGATCAGCATGGCAACACCTCGGCCGCCTCGATCCCGCTGGCACTCGACATCGCCGTGCGCGATGGCCGGGTCAAGAAGGGCGACAACGTCATGATGGAAGGCGTGGGCGGCGGCTTTACCTGGGGCGCCGTGTTGGCAAAGATGTGA
- the plsX gene encoding phosphate acyltransferase PlsX, producing the protein MTIKISIDCMGGDHGPSVTIPAAISFVKHEPEAELILVGLEDVIRAELKKHKADTHPRLSVLHASEQVTMDDPLEVALRRKKDSSMRVAIEQVKNGVAQASVSAGNTAALMAVSRYVLKTMSGVDRPAICSILPNQKNGPTYMLDLGANVDCEPHHLHQFAIMGSVLVSAMEGIERPTIGLLNVGTEDIKGNEVVKLTSKLLQADHERGALNFYGNVEGNDIFKGTTDIVVCDGFVGNVTLKAIEGLARFMKDVLTSEFKRNPITMLGALIARGALKAIGNRLNPSRYNGASLLGLRGLVFKSHGSADAYSFEWALRRAFDAAKNDVQAHLASLIAELMPRTPVPDEPTSTSSTI; encoded by the coding sequence ATGACAATCAAAATTTCTATCGACTGCATGGGCGGAGATCACGGTCCCTCAGTCACTATCCCCGCAGCAATTTCCTTCGTAAAACATGAACCTGAAGCCGAACTGATCCTTGTTGGATTGGAAGACGTGATCCGTGCCGAACTGAAGAAACATAAAGCCGACACGCATCCGCGCCTGTCGGTATTGCATGCCTCCGAACAAGTTACCATGGACGATCCCCTGGAAGTGGCCCTGCGCCGCAAGAAGGATTCCTCCATGCGCGTGGCCATCGAACAGGTCAAGAACGGCGTAGCGCAAGCCTCCGTTTCCGCCGGTAATACGGCAGCCCTGATGGCCGTGTCGCGCTATGTATTGAAAACCATGTCCGGTGTCGACCGCCCGGCCATCTGCAGCATCTTGCCGAATCAAAAGAACGGCCCCACCTACATGCTGGACCTGGGCGCCAACGTCGATTGCGAACCGCATCACTTGCACCAGTTCGCCATCATGGGTTCCGTGCTCGTTTCCGCCATGGAAGGTATCGAACGGCCGACGATCGGCTTGCTGAACGTGGGCACGGAAGATATCAAGGGCAATGAAGTGGTGAAACTCACCTCGAAGCTGCTGCAGGCCGACCACGAGCGTGGCGCGCTGAACTTCTACGGCAACGTGGAAGGCAATGATATCTTCAAGGGCACGACCGATATCGTCGTCTGCGACGGTTTCGTCGGTAATGTCACCCTGAAAGCCATCGAAGGCCTGGCGCGCTTCATGAAAGACGTGCTCACTTCCGAATTCAAGCGCAATCCGATCACCATGCTGGGCGCGCTGATCGCCCGCGGGGCCCTGAAAGCCATCGGCAACCGCTTGAATCCTTCGCGTTACAACGGCGCCAGCCTGCTGGGCTTGCGTGGTCTCGTCTTCAAGAGCCACGGCAGCGCCGATGCCTATTCGTTTGAATGGGCCTTGCGCCGCGCTTTCGATGCGGCAAAAAATGACGTGCAAGCGCACCTGGCCAGCCTGATCGCCGAGCTGATGCCGCGCACGCCAGTTCCGGACGAACCTACATCAACAAGCTCTACCATTTAG
- the rpmF gene encoding 50S ribosomal protein L32 gives MAVQQNKKTPSKRGMHRSHDFLVAPQLSVEPVTGETHMRHHISPNGFYRGRKVLKTKNDE, from the coding sequence ATGGCAGTTCAACAGAACAAGAAAACCCCTTCCAAGCGCGGCATGCACCGTTCGCACGACTTCCTGGTCGCGCCGCAATTGAGCGTCGAGCCAGTTACCGGCGAAACACACATGCGTCACCATATCAGCCCTAACGGCTTCTATCGTGGCCGTAAAGTGTTGAAGACCAAAAACGACGAGTAA
- a CDS encoding YceD family protein, translating into MNAFVIDAFDFCRISGSREGVTPVAEMTRLTKDCADSSGEIAWKIVGGTSKLGYPQLTLSVNGTVQLVCQRCLTPYAYVIDSSTVLMLGKDDEHADEIEEIINDESIDVIVGSRSMDAAALIEDEALLALPQVPKHDVCPDTAQLDALKTEKKSPFAALKDLKPE; encoded by the coding sequence ATGAATGCTTTTGTGATCGACGCCTTTGATTTTTGTCGTATCAGCGGGAGCCGCGAGGGTGTAACTCCTGTCGCTGAAATGACCCGGTTGACCAAGGATTGTGCAGATAGTTCCGGCGAGATCGCCTGGAAGATCGTCGGCGGCACCAGCAAGCTGGGCTACCCGCAACTGACCTTGTCGGTCAACGGCACCGTTCAGCTGGTTTGCCAGCGCTGCCTGACTCCGTATGCTTACGTGATCGATTCTTCGACTGTTCTGATGCTGGGCAAGGATGACGAGCACGCGGACGAGATCGAAGAAATTATCAACGATGAATCGATCGACGTGATCGTCGGCAGCCGCAGCATGGATGCCGCGGCCCTGATCGAAGATGAAGCCTTGCTGGCCCTGCCGCAGGTACCCAAACATGACGTCTGCCCCGATACGGCGCAGCTCGATGCTCTCAAGACTGAAAAGAAGTCGCCGTTTGCGGCCCTGAAAGACTTGAAGCCAGAATAA
- a CDS encoding Maf-like protein, which produces MIPTSAPSRLILASSSTYRKELLQRLRLPFEVAVPDLDESPLPGESPSATALRLAQAKAQAVLDRYPGSLVIGSDQVATLDGAQIGKPGNHANALLQLQTMRGRETVFHTALCLLDGRQNPPVAQVEDVQTLVTVRDLPDVELDAYLRIEQPYDCAGSAKNEGLGIALLERIATTDPTALTGLPLIALTSMLRKAGVTFFTF; this is translated from the coding sequence ATGATACCAACTTCCGCCCCATCGCGCTTGATTCTTGCATCGAGTTCGACCTACCGCAAGGAACTGCTGCAACGCCTGCGCCTGCCTTTCGAGGTGGCCGTCCCCGATCTCGACGAAAGCCCCCTGCCGGGCGAAAGCCCCAGCGCCACGGCCCTGCGCCTGGCCCAGGCCAAGGCGCAGGCCGTGCTCGACCGCTACCCTGGCAGCCTCGTCATCGGCTCCGACCAGGTCGCCACCCTCGACGGCGCGCAGATCGGCAAGCCCGGCAACCATGCCAATGCCTTGCTGCAACTGCAAACCATGCGCGGACGCGAGACCGTGTTCCACACGGCACTGTGCCTGCTCGACGGCCGCCAGAATCCTCCCGTGGCGCAAGTGGAAGACGTCCAGACCCTCGTCACGGTGCGCGACTTGCCCGACGTCGAACTGGACGCCTACCTGCGCATCGAACAGCCGTACGACTGCGCCGGCAGCGCCAAGAACGAAGGCCTGGGCATCGCCCTGCTCGAACGCATAGCCACCACCGACCCGACCGCCCTCACCGGCTTGCCGCTGATCGCCCTCACAAGCATGCTGCGCAAGGCGGGTGTGACGTTTTTTACATTTTAA
- a CDS encoding SAM-dependent methyltransferase, translating to MTGTLYLIPNHLGLSDGASDPLSHIIPEQVRQITSQLDYFVAENAKTARAFLKLIGNQHPLAKPLQEITISELNVNTPAQALAGLLAPLLAGRDAGLVSEAGVPAVADPGADLVRLAHQHGIKVRPLVGPSSILLAVMASGLNGQSFAFNGYLPTDAALRAKRIKELESRSRNEKQTQLFIETPYRNAAMLEALVAQCAPSTLICVATDLSLDTESVQTWNGGQWKKQLAAGKAPDFHKKPTVFLLLGQ from the coding sequence ATGACCGGCACCCTGTACCTGATTCCCAACCACCTCGGCCTGTCCGACGGCGCAAGCGACCCGCTGAGCCACATCATTCCAGAGCAAGTACGGCAGATCACGTCGCAGCTCGATTATTTCGTTGCGGAAAACGCCAAGACGGCGCGCGCCTTCTTGAAATTGATCGGCAACCAGCATCCGTTGGCCAAGCCATTGCAGGAAATCACGATTTCCGAACTGAACGTGAACACCCCGGCGCAAGCGCTGGCCGGCTTGCTGGCGCCCCTGCTGGCGGGCCGCGACGCGGGCCTCGTCTCGGAAGCGGGCGTGCCCGCCGTGGCCGATCCCGGCGCCGACCTGGTGCGTCTGGCGCATCAGCACGGCATCAAAGTACGCCCGCTGGTGGGCCCCTCGTCGATCCTGCTGGCCGTGATGGCCAGCGGCTTGAACGGCCAGAGCTTCGCATTCAACGGCTACCTGCCCACGGACGCCGCCCTGCGCGCCAAGCGCATCAAGGAACTGGAAAGCCGCTCGCGCAATGAAAAGCAGACCCAGCTCTTCATTGAAACGCCGTACCGCAACGCCGCCATGCTCGAAGCCCTCGTGGCGCAATGCGCGCCATCGACCCTGATCTGCGTCGCTACCGACCTGAGCCTGGACACGGAAAGCGTGCAGACGTGGAATGGCGGACAGTGGAAGAAACAATTAGCCGCCGGAAAGGCGCCTGATTTCCACAAGAAACCGACCGTGTTCTTACTGCTGGGACAGTAA
- a CDS encoding 23S rRNA (adenine(2030)-N(6))-methyltransferase RlmJ, producing the protein MLSYRHAFHAGNHADVLKHYVQIQLLQYLNQKDTAYSYIDTHSGAGVYALDGGYASKNAEYETGIAPLWDRTDWPASLAEYMKLIKEMNPSGKMRYYPGSPYCADKVSREQDRLRLFELHPADAKILADNFRKVEAHALAQGERPTVRGKRVLITKADGFQSLKALLPPPSRRALVLIDPPYEDKMDYRKVKDTLADALVRFPSGMYAVWYPVLQRMESRQFADKLKQLPSSDWLHVTLTVNTPSPDGFGLHSSGMFILNPPYTLEPMLREVMPYLVKVLGRDDGAKFVLETGKGGQKNTGTRRV; encoded by the coding sequence ATGTTGAGTTACCGCCACGCCTTTCACGCGGGTAATCACGCCGATGTGTTGAAGCATTATGTGCAGATTCAGTTGTTGCAATATCTGAATCAAAAAGATACCGCCTATAGTTATATCGATACCCACTCCGGCGCAGGCGTGTATGCGCTCGACGGCGGTTATGCCTCGAAAAACGCCGAATACGAAACGGGCATCGCGCCCCTGTGGGACCGCACGGACTGGCCGGCCTCGCTGGCGGAATACATGAAGCTGATCAAGGAAATGAATCCGAGCGGCAAGATGCGCTACTACCCGGGTTCGCCGTACTGCGCCGACAAGGTCAGCCGTGAGCAAGACCGCCTGCGCCTGTTCGAGCTGCATCCGGCGGACGCCAAGATTCTGGCCGACAATTTCCGCAAGGTCGAGGCGCATGCGCTGGCCCAGGGCGAGCGTCCGACCGTGCGCGGCAAGCGCGTGCTCATCACCAAGGCCGACGGCTTCCAGAGCCTGAAAGCCCTGCTGCCGCCGCCATCGCGCCGCGCGCTGGTGCTGATCGACCCGCCGTATGAAGACAAGATGGATTACCGCAAGGTCAAGGACACCCTGGCCGACGCCCTCGTGCGCTTCCCGTCCGGCATGTATGCCGTCTGGTACCCGGTGCTGCAACGCATGGAATCGCGCCAGTTCGCCGACAAGCTCAAGCAGCTGCCCAGCTCGGACTGGCTGCACGTGACCCTGACGGTCAACACGCCGTCGCCCGATGGTTTCGGCTTGCACAGCAGCGGCATGTTCATCTTGAATCCGCCGTACACCCTGGAGCCGATGTTGCGCGAAGTCATGCCGTACCTGGTGAAGGTATTGGGCCGTGACGATGGCGCGAAGTTTGTGTTGGAAACGGGCAAGGGCGGCCAGAAAAATACAGGCACCAGAAGGGTGTAG
- a CDS encoding thioredoxin family protein, with protein MHSLTLTTDNRADVAATLAGPRWTVACLCALWCGTCGTYRATFEELAARHPDTVFVWIDIEDQADVVGDLDIDNFPTLLIQREDNVAFFGTVLPDGGLAHRMVQAQQALSSEELAALATSTQERRDWQQDCNLRHLLAATLAE; from the coding sequence ATGCACAGCCTGACCCTCACGACCGATAACCGCGCCGACGTCGCGGCAACCCTGGCCGGTCCGCGCTGGACGGTGGCCTGCCTGTGCGCGCTGTGGTGCGGCACTTGCGGCACCTACCGCGCCACGTTCGAGGAGCTGGCCGCGCGCCACCCGGACACCGTCTTCGTCTGGATCGACATCGAAGACCAGGCCGACGTGGTGGGCGACCTCGACATCGACAACTTTCCCACCCTGCTGATCCAGCGCGAGGACAATGTCGCCTTCTTCGGCACCGTGCTGCCCGACGGCGGCCTGGCACACCGCATGGTGCAGGCGCAGCAGGCGCTCAGCAGCGAAGAACTGGCGGCGCTGGCCACCAGCACGCAGGAACGGCGCGACTGGCAGCAGGACTGTAATCTGCGCCATTTGCTGGCCGCCACCCTGGCAGAGTAA